A section of the Triticum dicoccoides isolate Atlit2015 ecotype Zavitan chromosome 7A, WEW_v2.0, whole genome shotgun sequence genome encodes:
- the LOC119331997 gene encoding putative disease resistance protein At1g50180, which translates to MAESAIGSVLGNVSTLAVQETTFLCGVNLEVGFLKDELKRLKSYLKSADAKRRSGDELVATWVSQIRDAAYEAENAIEAADYMEKRNRLKKGFMGAISRYARLPSDLIALHTIGAEIQRVKRKISEIFDRANRLKINLDTSGVEKVHIEDEYPQDYGAMHQNFQDIDLVGLGDEYKEIVGKLVDKKENITLSVVSIVSMGGAGKTTLARKVYTSSSVKQHFDAASWVTVSQNFKGIDLLKDIMKQITGGTDESIAKMNEYEVGKEIHDFLLQKRYLVVLDDVWETDTWDQINKRVKAFPDATNGSRVLLTTRKEDVANHVQMPTYVHHLKKLDEEKSWELFSCKALPSYKRSVICDMDEFEKLGRKKLAKKCDGLPLALAILGGYLSKNLNEQICSDILLDWPSTKNGQMMRDILARSYKDLPNHYLRACFLYLAAFPEDYIISVSDLIELWIAENFVPHTPKHILEETARNYVTELAQRSLVQVVDRSRAHGWIEEARQDGFLDGIDKTAGQAGASSSSDNLMSYRFSFQNLSDQILPATPNVRSLLGFKLSSVSLPKLRFLRVLCIENSTLKDFSSVIGGCIHLRLLRLRYCGSVTLPSSIGKLLYLQTIDLRRTILMSVVPKSLWEIPTLRHVYLLSWNNFSPPPPARSLRLQPKELKSFVLDFDPVGTDFRFHDMMIFLGQLNQLTTFSLLMPPDIPREVLNIFANMPHLVEISLGRFDVLDKLPAEFPQGVRRLVLHADVIKQDPMPILEEFPRLVVLELGGYKGQTMCCSSQGFPRLQELELLDFPIEEWRMEDGAMPKLFHLSLWRCKKMSKLPVGLLHLQSLGQLKLTFMPQISEDDITLKELRRKGCEVKK; encoded by the exons ATGGCCGAGTCGGCAATTGGCTCCGTGCTTGGTAACGTGAGCACCCTTGCGGTCCAAGAGACGACATTCCTATGCGGCGTCAACCTTGAAGTGGGATTCTTGAAGGATGAGCTGAAGCGGCTCAAGAGCTACCTTAAATCCGCCGACGCCAAAAGGAGATCAGGAGATGAGCTTGTGGCTACCTGGGTCAGCCAGATTAGGGATGCGGCATACGAGGCCGAGAATGCCATTGAAGCGGCCGACTACATGGAGAAGAGAAACAGGCTCAAGAAGGGCTTCATGGGTGCCATCTCCAGGTATGCTCGCTTGCCAAGTGACCTGATTGCCCTTCACACAATTGGTGCTGAAATACAGCGTGTAAAAAGGAAGATCAGTGAGATATTTGATAGAGCAAACCGTTTGAAAATCAATTTGGATACTAGTGGTGTAGAAAAGGTTCATATTGAGGATGAGTATCCACAAGATTATGGTGCTATGCACCAAAACTTTCAAGATATTGACCTTGTTGGTCTTGGGGATGAGTACAAAGAAATAGTTGGCAAGTTAGTTGACAAAAAAGAGAACATAACTCTTAGTGTTGTCTCCATAGTTTCCATGGGTGGGGCGGGGAAAACAACACTCGCTAGAAAAGTATACACTTCATCTAGTGTCAAACAACACTTTGATGCAGCTTCTTGGGTCActgtatctcaaaacttcaagggcATTGATTTACTAAAGGATATTATGAAACAAATAACGGGGGGCACAGATGAGTCAATTGCTAAGATGAATGAGTATGAGGTGGGAAAGGAGATCCATGATTTTCTATTGCAAAAAAGATACTTGGTAGTTCTTGATGATGTGTGGGAAACCGACACATGGGACCAGATAAATAAAAGGGTTAAAGCTTTTCCTGATGCAACTAATGGTAGTAGAGTATTATTAACCACCCGGAAGGAAGATGTTGCTAACCATGTTCAAATGCCAACCTATGTTCATCATTTGAAGAAGTTAGATGAAGAGAAAAGTTGGGAACTATTTAGTTGCAAAGCTTTACCATCATACAAAAGGTCTGTCATATGTGATATGGACGAGTTTGAAAAACTTGGgagaaa aaagctTGCAAAGAAATGTGATGGATTGCCACTTGCACTTGCAATTTTGGGGGGTTATCTATCAAAAAATCTGAATGAACAGATATGTTCTGATATACTCCTTGATTGGCCATCAACCAAGAATGGACAGATGATGCGGGACATACTGGCTCGCAGTTACAAGGACCTGCCAAATCATTATTTAAGAGCTTGTTTTCTCTATCTTGCTGCTTTTCCCGAAGACTACATAATATCTGTGTCGGATCTTATTGAATTATGGATAGCAGAAAACTTTGTTCCACATACACCAAAGCATATACTAGAAGAAACAGCACGGAATTATGTGACCGAGTTGGCTCAGAGAAGCTTGGTACAAGTTGTTGACAGAAGTAGGGCACATGGATGGATAGAAGAGGCAAGACAAGATGGTTTTCTTGATGGCATCGACAAAACTGCAG GCCAAGCTGGTGCATCATCATCATCTGATAACTTGATGTCTTATCGTTTTAGTTTTCAAAATTTGAGTGATCAGATTTTACCTGCAACGCCTAATGTCCGAAGTCTGCTTGGCTTTAAACTCTCATCAGTGTCCCTTCCTAAGCTGAGATTCCTAAGAGTTCTTTGCATTGAAAATTCAACACTAAAAGATTTCTCCAGTGTAATTGGTGGGTGCATTCACCTAAGATTGCTTAGGTTGAGATATTGTGGAAGTGTGACGCTCCCTTCTTCAATTGGCAAACTCCTTTACTTGCAGACTATAGATCTCAGACGCACAATTTTGATGTCAGTAGTACCAAAGTCTCTCTGGGAGATCCCTACTCTAAGGCATGTTTACCTTTTAAGTTGGAATAATTTTTCTCCTCCACCACCTGCAAGGAGTTTGCGACTGCAGCCGAAAGAGCTAAAGAGCTTTGTGTTGGATTTTGATCCTGTTGGCACTGATTTCCGCTTTCATGACATGATGATTTTCTTGGGCCAGCTGAATCAACTAACAACCTTCTCCTTGTTGATGCCCCCCGATATaccaagggaggtgctcaacatATTTGCAAACATGCCTCACCTGGTTGAGATTAGTCTTGGCAGATTTGATGTGCTCGATAAGCTGCCTGCTGAGTTCCCACAAGGCGTACGTCGTCTTGTTctacatgctgatgtcataaaacaAGACCCGATGCCGATCCTGGAGGAATTTCCCCGCCTGGTGGTGTTGGAGTTGGGTGGGTACAAAGGCCAGACCATGTGCTGCTCTTCCCAAGGGTTCCCTCGGCTGCAAGAGTTAGAACTTCTTGATTTTCCCATTGAGGAGTGGAGGATGGAGGACGGGGCAATGCCAAAGCTCTTCCACCTGTCACTTTGGCGGTGCAAAAAGATGAGCAAGCTCCCCGTGGGGTTGCTGCACCTTCAGTCCCTCGGTCAATTAAAACTGACCTTTATGCCCCAGATTTCTGAAGATGACATCACACTAAAGGAGCTGCGGCGGAAAGGATGCGAG GTGAAGAAATAG
- the LOC119328160 gene encoding probable disease resistance protein At1g58602, with amino-acid sequence MAESAIGSVLGNVSTLAVQETTFLCGVTLEVGFLKDELRRLKSYLKSADAKRRSGDELVATWVSQIRDAAYEAENAIEAADYMEKRNRLKKGFMGAISRYARLPSDLVTLHTIGAEIQRVKRKVGEIFDSANRLKINLDTSDVEKVHIEDEHPQDYVTMHQNFQDIDLVGFGDEYKEIVGKLVDKDDITLSVVSIVAMGGAGKTTLARKVYASSSIKQHFEAVSWVTVSQKFKGIDLLKDIMKQIIGGTDESIAKMNEYEVGKEIHDFLLQKRYLIVLDDVWETDTWDQINKRVKAFPDATNGSRVLLTTRKEDVANHVQMPTYVHHLKKLDEEKSWELFSCKALPSYKRSVMRDVDEFEKLGRKLAKKCDGLPLALAVLGGYLSKNLNAQIWSNILSDWPSTKNGQIMRDILARSYKDLPNHYLRACFLYLAAFPEDFIIYVPDLIQLWIAESFIPHTPKHILEVTARNYVTELAQRSLVQVVGRSTAHGWIERIRIHDILHDWCIEEARHDGFLDAINKTAGQAGASSSSSDNLIYYRFSFQTLSDEILPATSNIRSLLGFKLKSVSLPKLIFLRVLCIEDSTLKDFSSVIGGCIHIRLLRLANCGLVAFPSSIGKLLYLQTIDLRSTFLSSVVPDSLWDIPTLRHVYLSCQRKFSPPPPARSVQLQLKEIQSFAFHLGHAGTDFRCHDMMIFLGQMNQLTNFALWMYPNIPAEVLNIFANMAHLVDISLVKFDVLDRLPAEFPQSVRRLVLYAEVIKQDPMPILEKLPCLVVLHLGGYKGQTMCCSSQGFSRLQELKLDRFSTEVWRMEEGTMPKLFHLELWRWEKMRKLPKVLLHLPSLGHLELIYMPRISEDDITRKELWQKGCELEIRG; translated from the exons ATGGCCGAGTCGGCCATTGGCTCCGTGCTTGGCAACGTGAGCACCCTTGCCGTCCAGGAGACCACATTCCTATGCGGTGTCACCCTTGAAGTGGGATTCTTGAAGGATGAGCTGAGGCGGCTAAAGAGCTACCTGAAATCCGCCGACGCCAAAAGGAGATCAGGAGATGAGCTTGTGGCTACCTGGGTCAGCCAGATCAGGGATGCGGCATATGAGGCCGAGAATGCCATTGAAGCGGCCGACTACATGGAGAAGAGAAACAGGCTCAAGAAGGGCTTCATGGGTGCCATCTCCAGGTATGCTCGCTTGCCAAGTGACCTGGTTACCCTTCACACAATTGGTGCTGAAATACAGCGTGTAAAAAGGAAGGTCGGTGAGATATTTGATAGTGCAAACCGTTTGAAAATCAATTTGGATACTAGTGATGTAGAAAAGGTTCATATTGAGGATGAGCATCCACAAGATTATGTTACTATGCACCAAAACTTTCAAGATATTGACCTTGTTGGTTTTGGGGATGAGTACAAAGAAATAGTTGGCAAGTTAGTTGACAAAGATGACATAACTCTTAGTGTTGTCTCCATAGTTGCCATGGGTGGGGCGGGAAAAACAACACTCGCTAGAAAAGTATACGCTTCATCTAGTATCAAACAACACTTTGAGGCAGTTTCTTGGGTCACTGTATCTCAAAAATTCAAGGGCATTGATTTACTAAAGGATATTATGAAACAAATAATAGGGGGCACAGATGAGTCAATTGCTAAGATGAATGAGTATGAGGTGGGAAAGGAGATCCATGATTTTCTATTGCAAAAAAGATACTTGATAGTTCTTGATGATGTGTGGGAAACCGACACATGGGACCAGATAAATAAAAGGGTTAAAGCTTTTCCAGATGCAACTAATGGTAGTAGAGTACTATTAACCACCCGGAAGGAAGATGTTGCAAATCATGTCCAAATGCCAACCTATGTTCATCATTTGAAGAAGTTAGATGAAGAGAAAAGTTGGGAACTATTTAGTTGCAAAGCTTTACCATCATACAAAAGGTCTGTCATGCGTGATGTGGATGAGTTTGAAAAACTTGGGAGAAAGCTTGCAAAGAAATGTGATGGATTGCCACTTGCACTTGCAGTTTTGGGGGGTTATCTATCAAAAAATCTGAATGCACAAATATGGTCTAATATACTCTCTGATTGGCCATCAACCAAGAATGGACAGATCATGCGGGACATACTGGCTCGCAGTTACAAGGACCTGCCAAATCATTATTTAAGAGCTTGTTTTCTCTATCTTGCTGCTTTTCCCGAGGACTTCATAATATATGTGCCAGACCTTATTCAATTATGGATAGCAGAAAGCTTCATTCCACATACACCAAAGCATATACTAGAAGTAACAGCACGTAATTATGTAACCGAGTTGGCTCAGAGAAGCTTGGTACAAGTTGTTGGCAGAAGTACggcacatggatggatagagagaaTAAGGATTCACGATATCTTACATGACTGGTGCATAGAAGAAGCAAGACATGATGGTTTTCTTGATGCTATCAATAAAACTGCAG GCCAAGCtggtgcatcatcatcatcatctgatAACTTGATATATTATCGTTTTAGTTTTCAAACTTTGAGTGATGAGATTTTACCTGCAACGTCTAATATCCGAAGTCTGCTTGGCTTTAAACTTAAATCAGTGTCCCTTCCTAAGCTGATATTCCTGAGAGTTCTTTGCATTGAAGATTCAACACTAAAAGATTTCTCCAGTGTAATTGGTGGGTGCATTCACATAAGATTGCTTAGGTTGGCAAATTGTGGACTTGTGGCGTTCCCTTCTTCAATTGGCAAACTCCTTTACTTACAGACTATAGATCTCAGAAGCACATTTTTGTCATCGGTAGTACCAGACTCCCTCTGGGATATCCCTACTCTAAGGCATGTTTACCTTTCATGTCAGAGAAAATTTTCTCCACCACCACCTGCAAGGAGTGTGCAACTGCAGCTGAAAGAGATACAGAGCTTTGCGTTTCATCTTGGTCATGCTGGCACTGATTTCCGCTGTCATGACATGATGATTTTCTTGGGCCAGATGAATCAACTAACAAACTTCGCCTTGTGGATGTACCCCAATATACCAGCGGAGGTGCTCAACATATTTGCAAACATGGCTCACCTGGTTGATATTAGTCTCGTCAAATTTGATGTGCTCGATAGGCTGCCTGCGGAGTTCCCACAAAGCGTACGTCGTCTAGTTCTATATGCTGAAGTCATAAAACAAGACCCGATGCCGATCCTGGAGAAACTCCCCTGTCTTGTGGTGTTGCATTTGGGTGGGTACAAAGGCCAGACCATGTGCTGCTCTTCCCAAGGGTTCTCTCGGCTGCAAGAGTTAAAACTTGATCGTTTTTCCACCGAGGTGTGGAGGATGGAGGAAGGGACAATGCCAAAGCTCTTTCACCTGGAACTTTGGCGGTGGGAGAAGATGAGAAAGCTCCCCAAAGTGTTACTGCACCTTCCATCCCTCGGTCACCTGGAGCTGATTTATATGCCCCGGATTTCTGAAGATGACATCACACGAAAGGAGCTGTGGCAGAAAGGATGCGAG CTGGAAATTAGGGGGTGA